The sequence GCCGCCGGCACGCAGGGTGCGGCGGGCGAGCGAGCGCTTGCCGAGGTGCTCCACCTTGGCAACCGTCCCGGCGCAGGGGCGGCCGGCGAGCGAGTTCCAGAAACTGGCGAAGGGGATGATGGCGTTCACGTCATGACCATGCCGCCATTCCCCGGATCGCGGAATCCACAGCCGGATCGATTTCCAACCTGTACAGGCGGGGTGAAAACAGATTCTGTACAGGTCGGGATTTCGGGAAGCTGTACATGGTGCCCCTCCCGCCGCCGGGTTACGCTCGGGTCATGAGCACGGACACGGAACAACCGCTCTACCTCCGCATCGCCGACCGGCTGGAAGGCATGATCCGCAGCGGCACGCTGCGCGCCGGGGACCGGATTCCCTCCGTCCGCCAGTATGGCCAGCAGCAGGGGGTGAGCGTGCCCACGGTGATGCAGGCCTACACGCTGCTGGAGAGCCGGCGGCTGATCGAGGCGCGGCCGAAGTCCGGCTTTTACGTCACGGCGCGGCTGGCGCGCTCGCTGGCGGAGCCGGTGCTGCCGCGGCACAAGCCGACCACCGCCACGCTGGACAATTTCGCCTCGGTGCTCTCGACGATCCGGGACATCAACGACCCGACGCTGGTGCCACTCGGCCGGGCGGTGCCGGGGGACGAGCTGATCCCGCTGGAAAAGCTCACCAAGGTCACCGCCAGCGTGGTGCGGCGCTCGCCGGGCACCTGCTTCCACTACGATCCCGCGCCGGGCAGCCAGGCGCTGCGCCGCGAGCTGAGCCGCCGCTCGATCGACTGGGGCTGCGCCTTCGAGCCGGACGAGTTCATCGTCACCATCGGCGCGAGCGAGGCGCTCCAGCTCGCGCTGATGGCGGTGACGCGCCCGGGCGACACGGTGCTGGTGGAGTCTCCGAGCTACTACGGCACGCTGAGTTTGCTGGCGAAGCTGAAGCTGCGGGTCATTCCGGTGCCGGCATGCTCGTGCGGGCTGGACCTCGCGGCGGTGCGCCAGGCGGTGGCGCGGAACAAGGTGGCCGCCATGCTGGTGATCCCGAATTTCTCGAACCCCGCGGGCGGTTTCATGAGCGAGGCGAACCGCCGCCAGCTCCTCGACATCGCGGACGAACACGCGATCCCGATCGTGGAGGACGACATCTACGGTGACCTCCCGCACCAGGGATCCCGCCCGCCGTGCCTGAAGGCGATGGACCGCACCGACCGCGTGCTACTGTGCGGATCGTACTCGAAGACCCTGGCGCCCGGCCTGCGGGTGGGCTACCTGGTGGGCGGAAAGCACCACCAGCGGCTGATGGAGCTGAAGAACGCGATGAATCTGGGCGGCCCGGCCTTGTCCGCGCTCACGGTGGCGGAGTTCCTGCGCTCCGGCGGCTACGACCGCCACCTGCGGAAGCTACGGGAGGCCTACCGCAACCAGACCTGCCGCATCCGCGAGAAGGTGGCGGAGGTGTTCCCGGAGGAAACCCGCGTGAGCAATCCCGCGGGCGGGCTGGTGCTGTGGCTGGAGCTGCCGGAGCACGTCGACGTGGTGGAGGTCCACCGCGAGGCGCGCGCCGCCGGAATCAACTTCGCTCCGGGCACCTTGTTTTCGCCGGTGGGCTTGTTCCGGAACTGCATGCGCCTGAGCTGCGGCCAGCCGTGGACGCCGCGGATCGAAAGTGCCATCGCCACCCTGGGCGCGATCGTGAAACGGCAGGCGGAGGCCTGAGAAAGGTAGGGTCGCACCGCCGGGGCGACCGGGTTGATGGGATACGTTCGCTGCCATGGGCTCGTCCCACCCCCTTGGTCTGTTGGGGCGGAGTTGGATTTGCGGACGATGTCTCCCGCCCGGTCATCTCGGCGAGATGACCCTACCTTTCGTTACACGAAAAAAGCCGCGGGGAATCGCTCCCCGCGGCTTGGCCCGATGCATGGGGCTCACTCTTACGGCACGCTCACACGGAGGCGGCCGAAGAGCTTGCCCGCGACCTCCCACGTCGCTTTCGGGACAAAGACTTCCACCTTGTCGACCCCGGCGCCGAAGCCGTCCGCGGTGACGATCTGCACCACGCCGCTGGCGCCCACCGCGGTGGTCCAGGTGCCGGTGAGGTCGGCGTCGAACTCACAGCCGGAGGTGACGCTGGCGGTCACCGAGGCGGCGGTGCGGCGGAAGGTGAACTTCATGTAGTCACCGGTCGGAGCCGGGCCCGCGCCATCCGGGTCGGTGTTGACCAGGCCGAGCGTCGGCATCTTGGAGAGATCGTTCACGGTGGCGGGATTGCCGCCGATGACGAACTCGACGCCGTTCGGGATGCCGTCGTGGTCCGGGTCCGCGCCGACCAGGGCGTCCAGTCCACTCAGGCCGAAACCGGAGACCCAGCCGGTGAAGCCCGCCTGCACCAAGTTGATCTGGCCGGCCACGCTGTAGTCCAGCGAGTAGCCGGAGGGCAGGCCGGTGACGGTGGTGAAGGCGGCGGGCACCGCGCCGGTGTAGGTGGCGATGGTGAGGCTGGAGACGGTGGGCGCGGCCAGCGTGGTGATGGCCAGCGTGGTGCCGGGCGAGACGGTCAGCGCGCCGGTGACGGCGAGCTTGTCCGCGGTGGCGCCGCTGATCTCGCAGGCGTAGGTGCCGGCGAGGGTGGCGCTGCCCGCGGTGAGCGTGCCGACGGCGTTGTTGCCCGGGGCGAGGGTGGCGGTGGCGGCCACGCTGACGCTGCCGGTGAACGAACCGCTGCCCTTCAGGGTGGCTCCGGCGGCCACCGTGGTGGCGCTGGAGGCGTTCGCAGCGTTCATGATCAGCGTGCCCGCGTTGACGGCGGTGGTGCCGGTGTAGGTGCTGGCTCCGCCGAGCGTGAGGACGGCGCTGCCGGACTTCACGAGCGAGAGCAGGTTGCCGTTGGCGGTGCCATCGCCAATGAGACCGGCGTAGGTGCCATCGACGGTGCTGTTCACGGTGAGGACGCGGGCGGTGGCGTCGGCGTTGATCACCTTGGCCCCGGCGTTGGTGCCCTTCAGGCCGGCGATGATGACGTTCGGCACGGCGTTGGTGGCGGCCACCTGGAAGGTGGAGGCATTGCCGCCGCTGTCGACGGTGGCGAACTGGAGGGTGGTGTTGTCCTTGGCCAGCACCGTCGAACCGGCATGGGCGAGGACCACGGTGCCGGAGAAGCTGTTGAACGGATTGGTGAAGGCGACCCACGCGCCGTTGCCGCCATCGGCCACGGTGATCTTGCTGGTGCCGGAGACCACGCCATCGAACCAGATCGACTTCGGATTCCAGCGGCCGGTCACGGTGCTGTCCGCGGCCACGGAGACCGTGCCGAGGAAGTGCTGGTGGCCGTCCTCCTGGTGGAGGTTGCCGCCGTTGAGGACGAGGTTGTTCGGGATGTTGTAAACGTTGCCGGTGCTGCCCGGGTAGAAGCCGACCTTGCCGCCGGTGCTGATGGTCA comes from Luteolibacter sp. LG18 and encodes:
- a CDS encoding PLP-dependent aminotransferase family protein — protein: MSTDTEQPLYLRIADRLEGMIRSGTLRAGDRIPSVRQYGQQQGVSVPTVMQAYTLLESRRLIEARPKSGFYVTARLARSLAEPVLPRHKPTTATLDNFASVLSTIRDINDPTLVPLGRAVPGDELIPLEKLTKVTASVVRRSPGTCFHYDPAPGSQALRRELSRRSIDWGCAFEPDEFIVTIGASEALQLALMAVTRPGDTVLVESPSYYGTLSLLAKLKLRVIPVPACSCGLDLAAVRQAVARNKVAAMLVIPNFSNPAGGFMSEANRRQLLDIADEHAIPIVEDDIYGDLPHQGSRPPCLKAMDRTDRVLLCGSYSKTLAPGLRVGYLVGGKHHQRLMELKNAMNLGGPALSALTVAEFLRSGGYDRHLRKLREAYRNQTCRIREKVAEVFPEETRVSNPAGGLVLWLELPEHVDVVEVHREARAAGINFAPGTLFSPVGLFRNCMRLSCGQPWTPRIESAIATLGAIVKRQAEA